In one window of Lewinella sp. 4G2 DNA:
- a CDS encoding TIGR03643 family protein — protein MQEELTDRDIDRVIEMAWEDRTPFAAIEFQFGLTEAEVIKLMKRELKLNSWKRWRARVQGRATKHRSLRTTGVERFKSKAQKQITYNKISKKKY, from the coding sequence ATGCAAGAAGAATTAACCGATAGGGATATCGACCGGGTGATTGAAATGGCCTGGGAAGACCGCACGCCATTTGCCGCCATTGAATTTCAATTCGGCCTCACCGAAGCGGAAGTCATCAAACTCATGAAGCGCGAACTGAAGCTGAACAGCTGGAAGCGCTGGCGGGCACGCGTTCAAGGCCGTGCCACCAAACATCGGTCTCTGCGGACAACGGGTGTAGAACGCTTCAAGAGCAAAGCGCAGAAACAGATCACCTACAATAAGATCAGTAAGAAAAAGTACTAG